The genomic interval TCCCCTCTTAGATTAAGAGGGGCCGGGGGAGTTACGCTTTTTGAGTGTAAAACAATAACCCCACCTAGCCTCCCCTTAATCTAAGGGGAGGAATAAAAACTCTCTAAACCTTCATCTTCTTCATGCTGTATTTCAGGCAACGGCGTAGCATAGCCAGCCCTCGCCAAGATAGTGTTCATGCGCTTTTGCACATATTCACCAGCTGGTAAGCGACCCCATTTTGCTGGGCTGGGAATAATGGCCACTAAAAAGGCTAGCTCTTTCCTGTTGAGAGATTGAAGCGATTGGTGAAAATAATGTTGCGCAGCATTTTCAACGCCAAAAATATTTGGTGCGAATTCAATCAGGTTTAAATAGCATTCCAAAATTCTTTCCTTCGAAAGAATTTGTTCCATGTAAGCTGCCAAAATAATTTCTCTCAATTTGCGAAACATGGTTTTGTGCGGAGAAAGATACAAATTTCGCGCAAGCTGCATCGTGATGGTAGATCCACCTCTGGCGTAACGATTTCGTTTGAAGTTTACTTCCAACGCTTGCCTCAAAGCAGAAAAATCAATGCCTTGATGCTGATAAAACTTTGCATCTTCGGCCACTACAATAGCCTGACGAAGAAAGAGCGGCAAATCTTCAAACGACGTCCAATGCAGACGAGCACTACTTTCGCTGCTTTTCATATATGAGCTTGTAGAAGGATTGGCATACCGCAAAGTGGGAATATCCAGCAGAATAATTTTCGACCACAGCAAAAGCGGAAGCAAAATAATGGCAAACAAAATGTAAGTGATTGTTCTTCTCATGGAAGAGCACCTCTATCGAAAGCCAAAAGACAAAGCAAGCTTCAGCAAAAAAGCTTTTCAGAGGAAATACTCATCGAAAATCAGACAAATGCATGATACGGATCATATCCCTTCCTGCTTTTTACTCTATAAGGAAGGCT from Deltaproteobacteria bacterium CG11_big_fil_rev_8_21_14_0_20_42_23 carries:
- the mtgA gene encoding monofunctional biosynthetic peptidoglycan transglycosylase, producing MRRTITYILFAIILLPLLLWSKIILLDIPTLRYANPSTSSYMKSSESSARLHWTSFEDLPLFLRQAIVVAEDAKFYQHQGIDFSALRQALEVNFKRNRYARGGSTITMQLARNLYLSPHKTMFRKLREIILAAYMEQILSKERILECYLNLIEFAPNIFGVENAAQHYFHQSLQSLNRKELAFLVAIIPSPAKWGRLPAGEYVQKRMNTILARAGYATPLPEIQHEEDEGLESFYSSP